The following are encoded in a window of bacterium genomic DNA:
- a CDS encoding 30S ribosomal protein S16, producing MSVTLRLQRRGQTKRPFYRLVAANTEARRDGRYLELVGTYNPMVNPPEITMKEDRVKHWIASGALQSDMARALIKKQIPGLIEAKEAKRKESIQAKRAKRKTKPSTKKK from the coding sequence ATGTCAGTAACTTTAAGACTACAACGCAGAGGACAGACCAAGAGACCATTCTATCGACTCGTAGCCGCCAATACCGAGGCCCGTCGTGACGGTCGATATCTTGAGCTTGTTGGTACCTACAATCCAATGGTTAATCCTCCCGAAATTACGATGAAGGAAGATAGAGTAAAGCATTGGATTGCCTCTGGAGCCCTTCAGTCAGATATGGCTCGTGCTCTGATCAAGAAACAAATTCCTGGGCTCATTGAAGCAAAAGAAGCAAAGAGAAAAGAGTCAATTCAAGCAAAGAGAGCGAAGCGAAAGACAAAGCCGAGCACCAAGAAAAAGTAA